From the Homo sapiens chromosome 1, GRCh38.p14 Primary Assembly genome, one window contains:
- the MFSD2A gene encoding sodium-dependent lysophosphatidylcholine symporter 1 isoform 3 (isoform 3 is encoded by transcript variant 3) produces the protein MVTCFHVPYSALTMFISTEQTERDSATAYRMTVEVLGTVLGTAIQGQIVGQADTPCFQDLNSSTVASQSANHTHGTTSHRETQKAYLLAAGVIVCIYIICAVILILGVREQREPYEAQQSEPIAYFRGLRLVMSHGPYIKLITGFLFTSLAFMLVEGNFVLFCTYTLGFRNEFQNLLLAIMLSATLTIPIWQWFLTRFGKKTAVYVGISSAVPFLILVALMESNLIITYAVAVAAGISVAAAFLLPWSMLPDVIDDFHLKQPHFHGTEPIFFSFYVFFTKFASGVSLGISTLSLDFAGYQTRGCSQPERVKFTLNMLVTMAPIVLILLGLLLFKMYPIDEERRRQNKKALQALRDEASSSGCSETDSTELASIL, from the exons ATGGTCACG TGTTTCCATGTTCCCTACTCGGCTCTCACCATGTTCATCAGCACCGAGCAGACTGAGCGGGATTCTGCCACCGCCTATC GGATGACTGTGGaagtgctgggcacagtgctgGGCACGGCGATCCAGGGACAAATCGTGGGCCAAGCAGACACGCCTTGTTTCCAGGACCTCAATAGCTCTACAGTAGCTTCACAAAGTGCCAACCATACACATGGCACCACCTCACACAGGGAAACG CAAAAGGCATACCTGCTGGCAGCGGGGGTCATTGTCTGTATCTATATAATCTGTGCTGTCATCCTGATCCTGGGCGTGCGGGAGCAGAGAG AACCCTATGAAGCCCAGCAGTCTGAGCCAATCGCCTACTTCCGGGGCCTACGGCTGGTCATGAGCCACGGCCCATACATCAAACTTATTACTGGCTTCCTCTTCACCTCCTTGGCTTTCATG CTGGTGGAGGGGAACTTTGTCTTGTTTTGCACCTACACCTTGGGCTTCCGCAATGAATTCCAGAATCTActcctggccatcatg CTCTCGGCCACTTTAACCATTCCCATCTGGCAGTGGTTCTTGACCCGGTTTGGCAAGAAGACAGCTGTATATGTTGGGATCTCA TCAGCAGTGCCATTTCTCATCTTGGTGGCCCTCATGGAGAGTAACCTCATCATTACATATGCGGTAGCTGTGGCAGCTGGCATCAGTGTGGCAGCTGCCTTCTTACTACCCTG GTCCATGCTGCCTGATGTCATTGACGACTTCCATCTGAAGCAGCCCCACTTCCATGGAACCGAGCCCATCTTCTTCTCCTTCTATGTCTTCTTCACCAAGTTTGCCTCTGGAGTGTCACTGGGCATTTCTACCCTCAGTCTGGA CTTTGCAGGGTACCAGACCCGTGGCTGCTCGCAGCCGGAACGTGTCAAGTTTACACTGAACATGCTCGTGACCATGGCTCCCATAGTTCTCATCCTGCTGGGCCTGCTGCTCTTCAAAATGTACCCCATTGATGAGGAGAGGCGGCGGCAGAATAAGAAGGCCCTGCAGGCACTGAG GGACGAGGCCAGCAGCTCTGGCTGCTCAGAAACAGACTCCACAGAGCTGGCTAGCATCCTCTAG